The following proteins are co-located in the Spinactinospora alkalitolerans genome:
- a CDS encoding NYN domain-containing protein produces MTADDGAGAAAGEEGPTRPLPEAVRARIIEYGSDVLGSMPVADLPQALRRVARFEPRRRARLAGPQIAAQLETDASFRGRVAERMERVWPELAEGLRGGVVPPAADPVTVAAAAYLLRPEGWAGIVERIHSELEHRETVKEADEAAETIAQLRRQLAEAKAEHRGEVTRLRSGLREQRSSIADLRRRVHAERQRAKEAVERAEQAAAEAADRSSAAAGQVGAVEAENRRLRNRLAAAETQLENARRAARAGRSADEARLRVLIEVLLDASHGLRRELALPTSIESPADLVAGETRDRGLGMPGRGLPDDDPGLVDQLLVLPRIHLLVDGYNVTKTGYDTLPLADQRSRLLTGLEGLASRTKAEITCVFDGADVEAPPALSATRRVRLLFSAPGETADELIVRLVRAEPSGRPLAVVTSDKEIVSAVRREGARTVASVLLLRRLETG; encoded by the coding sequence ATGACCGCGGACGACGGCGCCGGCGCGGCGGCCGGGGAGGAGGGCCCGACCCGGCCGCTCCCCGAGGCCGTGCGCGCCCGGATCATCGAGTACGGCTCCGACGTGCTCGGATCCATGCCGGTGGCCGATCTTCCGCAGGCGCTGCGCCGGGTCGCCAGGTTCGAGCCGCGCCGCCGGGCGAGGCTCGCCGGGCCGCAGATCGCGGCCCAGCTGGAGACCGACGCCTCGTTCCGCGGCCGGGTCGCCGAGCGGATGGAGAGGGTGTGGCCCGAGCTCGCCGAGGGCCTGCGCGGCGGCGTGGTGCCGCCGGCGGCCGATCCGGTGACCGTCGCCGCAGCGGCCTACCTGCTCAGACCCGAGGGGTGGGCCGGGATCGTCGAGCGGATCCATTCCGAGCTGGAGCACAGGGAGACGGTCAAGGAGGCCGACGAGGCCGCCGAGACCATCGCCCAGTTGCGCCGGCAGTTGGCCGAGGCGAAGGCCGAGCACCGCGGGGAGGTCACCAGGCTCCGCTCGGGACTGCGCGAGCAGCGCAGCTCAATCGCCGACCTGCGGCGCAGGGTGCACGCCGAGCGGCAGCGGGCCAAGGAGGCCGTGGAGCGGGCCGAGCAGGCGGCCGCGGAGGCGGCGGATCGCAGCAGCGCGGCGGCCGGCCAGGTCGGCGCCGTGGAAGCCGAGAACCGCCGGTTGCGCAATCGCCTCGCCGCCGCCGAGACGCAACTGGAGAACGCCCGCCGCGCCGCCAGGGCCGGACGCAGCGCTGACGAGGCCCGGCTGCGGGTGCTCATCGAGGTGCTGCTGGACGCCTCGCACGGGCTGCGGCGCGAACTCGCGCTGCCGACCTCCATCGAGAGCCCGGCCGATCTGGTGGCCGGCGAGACGCGCGATCGCGGGCTCGGCATGCCCGGGCGGGGACTTCCCGACGACGACCCCGGCCTCGTCGACCAGTTGCTGGTGCTGCCGCGCATCCACCTGCTCGTCGACGGCTACAACGTCACCAAGACCGGGTACGACACCCTGCCGCTGGCCGACCAGCGGAGCAGGCTGCTCACCGGACTGGAGGGCCTGGCCAGCAGGACCAAGGCCGAGATCACCTGCGTGTTCGACGGCGCCGACGTCGAAGCCCCGCCGGCGCTCTCGGCGACCCGCCGGGTGCGGCTGCTGTTCAGCGCGCCGGGGGAGACCGCCGACGAGCTGATCGTCCGCCTGGTCCGGGCCGAACCCTCGGGCCGCCCGCTGGCCGTGGTCACCTCCGACAAGGAGATCGTCTCCGCGGTCCGCCGGGAGGGGGCCCGGACGGTGGCGTCGGTCCTCCTGCTGCGCCGCCTGGAGACGGGTTAG
- a CDS encoding DEDD exonuclease domain-containing protein has protein sequence MAQQHLPVQGTLDDLGTPLSLTTFVIVDLETTGAKGDGAGITEIGAVKVRGGEVLGEFATLVNPGAPIPPFITLLTGITQAMVAPAPPIEAVLPSFLEFAGLGGDTVLVAHNAPFDVGFLKAACAEHGHAWPGPPVVDTVPLARRLVTKEEVPNHKLGTLAGFFGVPDRPTHRALDDARATVGVLNGLLERLGSFGVQTLEELRGFRNAPTPAQRRKRHLADDLPDAPGVYVFEDAKGDALYVGKSGSLRKRVRSYFTASETRGRVREMLALAERVTPIVCGSALEAEVRELRLIAERKPPYNRRSRNPERAVWLKLTREAYPRLSVVREVRDDGAPYLGPFRSSREAEMAREALHQTFPLRQCTHRLGPGRRAVSACVLAQMGRCGAPCEGRESPADYDAHVSAAAEAMTTDASSVVRALTDHIFDLSAQLRYEEAALHRDRLAAFVRAAGRAQRLSALSRCAHLVAARRAGADWEMCVVRHGRLAAAGIMTPASDPHAYLRALVDSAETVEPGPGPTPRATAGEMECVLRWLDVPGTRLVELDGTWTCPANGAEKYRKLQERPGDFSPALR, from the coding sequence GTGGCACAACAGCACCTCCCGGTCCAGGGGACCCTCGACGACCTGGGGACGCCGCTGTCGCTCACCACGTTCGTGATCGTCGACCTGGAGACGACCGGAGCGAAGGGGGACGGCGCCGGCATCACCGAAATCGGCGCCGTGAAGGTGCGCGGCGGCGAGGTCCTGGGCGAGTTCGCCACGCTGGTCAACCCCGGCGCGCCGATCCCGCCGTTCATCACCCTGCTCACCGGCATCACCCAGGCCATGGTCGCCCCCGCTCCCCCGATCGAGGCGGTCCTGCCCTCCTTCCTGGAATTCGCCGGCCTGGGCGGCGACACCGTGCTGGTCGCCCACAACGCCCCCTTCGACGTCGGCTTCCTCAAGGCCGCCTGCGCCGAGCACGGCCACGCCTGGCCCGGTCCCCCGGTCGTCGACACCGTCCCGCTGGCCCGGCGGCTGGTCACCAAGGAGGAGGTGCCCAACCACAAGCTGGGCACCCTCGCCGGCTTCTTCGGCGTGCCCGACCGGCCCACCCACCGCGCGCTCGACGACGCGCGCGCCACCGTGGGCGTCCTGAACGGCCTGCTGGAGCGCCTCGGCTCCTTCGGAGTGCAGACCCTGGAGGAGCTGCGCGGCTTCCGCAACGCCCCCACCCCCGCCCAGCGCCGCAAGCGCCACCTGGCCGACGACCTGCCCGACGCGCCCGGCGTCTACGTCTTCGAGGACGCCAAGGGCGACGCCCTCTACGTCGGCAAGAGCGGCAGCCTCCGCAAGCGCGTCCGGTCCTACTTCACCGCCTCCGAGACCCGCGGCCGGGTGCGCGAGATGCTCGCCCTGGCCGAGCGCGTCACCCCGATCGTGTGCGGGAGCGCCCTGGAGGCCGAGGTCCGCGAACTCCGGCTGATCGCCGAGCGCAAGCCGCCCTACAACCGCCGCTCCCGCAACCCCGAGCGCGCGGTCTGGCTCAAGCTCACCCGCGAGGCCTACCCCCGGCTGTCGGTCGTGCGGGAGGTGCGCGACGACGGCGCGCCCTATCTCGGCCCGTTCCGCTCCTCGCGCGAGGCCGAGATGGCCCGCGAGGCGCTGCACCAGACCTTCCCGCTGCGCCAGTGCACCCACCGCCTCGGCCCCGGCCGCCGGGCGGTCAGCGCCTGCGTGCTCGCCCAGATGGGCCGCTGCGGCGCCCCGTGCGAGGGACGCGAGTCCCCTGCGGACTACGACGCCCACGTGAGCGCGGCCGCCGAGGCGATGACGACCGACGCCTCCTCTGTCGTGCGCGCCCTGACCGACCACATCTTCGACCTGTCGGCCCAACTCCGCTACGAGGAGGCCGCGCTCCACCGGGACCGGCTGGCCGCCTTCGTGCGCGCGGCGGGCCGCGCCCAGCGGCTCTCCGCCCTCTCGCGCTGCGCGCACCTGGTCGCCGCCCGCCGCGCGGGCGCCGACTGGGAGATGTGCGTGGTCCGCCACGGCCGCCTCGCCGCGGCCGGGATCATGACCCCCGCCTCCGACCCGCACGCCTACCTGCGGGCCCTGGTGGACTCCGCCGAAACCGTCGAGCCCGGTCCGGGGCCGACGCCGCGCGCGACCGCCGGGGAGATGGAGTGCGTGCTGCGCTGGCTCGACGTCCCGGGGACCCGACTGGTCGAACTGGACGGAACCTGGACGTGCCCGGCCAACGGCGCGGAGAAGTACCGGAAACTGCAGGAGCGGCCCGGCGACTTCTCCCCCGCCCTGAGATGA
- a CDS encoding rhomboid family intramembrane serine protease, with protein sequence MAGIPLSDDYPVRRVPVVTYLLITANVAVYLLSPLSQIAVWYGDVFSRACAQELYLLHWAAIPAELLTGDQLRGATECPGADFGKVPWLSTLTSMFLHGGVAHLLGNMVYLFVFGPCVEDRLGRLRYLGMYLVSGVIACYGFALSEGPIEVPMVGASGAISGVLGAYLVVQFRSRVITLVFGVIPVRLPGWVLVGTYFVLQYLLYVSLSLFPGEDTQTAYAAHVYGFVAGVVGGLLIYRIRWRAGARLSDVH encoded by the coding sequence ATGGCAGGCATCCCGCTCAGCGACGACTACCCCGTCCGCCGCGTCCCCGTCGTCACCTACCTGCTGATCACCGCCAACGTCGCCGTCTATCTGCTGTCGCCGCTGTCGCAGATCGCGGTCTGGTACGGCGACGTCTTCTCCCGGGCGTGCGCCCAGGAGCTCTACCTGCTGCACTGGGCCGCGATCCCGGCCGAGCTGCTCACCGGCGACCAGTTGCGCGGCGCCACCGAGTGCCCGGGGGCCGACTTCGGCAAGGTCCCGTGGCTGTCCACCCTGACCTCGATGTTCCTGCACGGCGGGGTCGCCCACCTGCTCGGCAACATGGTCTATCTGTTCGTGTTCGGGCCGTGCGTGGAGGACCGCCTCGGCCGGCTGCGCTACCTCGGCATGTACCTGGTCTCCGGCGTCATCGCCTGCTACGGCTTCGCGCTGAGCGAGGGGCCGATCGAGGTCCCGATGGTGGGCGCCTCCGGCGCGATCTCCGGGGTGCTCGGGGCCTACCTGGTGGTGCAGTTCCGCAGCCGGGTGATCACCCTGGTCTTCGGCGTCATCCCGGTGCGGCTGCCCGGCTGGGTGCTGGTCGGGACCTACTTCGTGCTTCAGTATCTTCTCTACGTCAGCCTCAGCCTGTTCCCGGGGGAGGACACCCAGACGGCATACGCCGCGCACGTCTACGGTTTCGTCGCCGGTGTGGTCGGCGGGCTGCTCATCTACCGCATACGCTGGCGCGCCGGCGCCCGGCTGTCCGACGTGCACTGA
- a CDS encoding Lrp/AsnC family transcriptional regulator: MITAIVLIKADVDRIPEVAEAIAEIDGVSEVYSVTGGVDLIALVRVRRHDELAEVIPGRVNKVTGVLSSDTHIAFHAYSQHDLEAAFSLGM, from the coding sequence GTGATCACCGCGATCGTACTGATCAAGGCCGACGTCGACCGCATCCCGGAGGTCGCCGAGGCGATCGCCGAGATCGACGGCGTCAGCGAGGTCTACTCGGTGACCGGCGGCGTCGACCTGATCGCGCTGGTCCGGGTGCGCCGGCACGACGAGCTCGCCGAGGTGATCCCCGGCCGGGTCAACAAGGTCACCGGCGTGCTGTCCTCCGACACCCACATCGCCTTCCACGCCTACTCCCAGCACGACCTGGAGGCCGCGTTCTCGCTGGGCATGTGA
- the trpD gene encoding anthranilate phosphoribosyltransferase, with protein MARPRSPGRFAANHEGTDVSIQERTWAELINALLTGESLSADDTEWAMNEIMSGSATDTQIAGFAVALRAKGETVEEVTGLAQGMLDNAVGISVAGPTLDVVGTGGDRAHTVNVSTMAAVVAAAAGARVVKHGNRAASSSCGTADVLERLGVVIDLPPRYTARVAEEAGITFCFAPLFHPSLRYAAKPRRELAVPTVFNFLGPLTNPARPTAAAIGVFDRRMSEVIAGVFARRGTSTLVFRGDDGLDELTTTTTSSVWVVHEGEVRPETVDPADFGIERAAPDALRGGDAEFNAAVVRDLVGGGTGPVRDAVLLNAAGALAAVEGVTGPLKETLLPAYERAAAAVDSGAAATVLEKWIEASQAYAKRV; from the coding sequence ATGGCGCGTCCGCGATCTCCGGGCCGTTTCGCAGCGAACCATGAAGGAACCGACGTGAGCATCCAAGAACGCACCTGGGCCGAACTGATCAACGCCCTGCTGACCGGCGAGTCCCTCTCGGCCGACGACACCGAGTGGGCCATGAACGAGATCATGTCCGGCTCGGCGACCGACACCCAGATCGCGGGCTTCGCCGTCGCCCTGCGCGCCAAGGGCGAGACCGTCGAGGAGGTCACGGGCCTGGCCCAGGGCATGCTCGACAACGCCGTGGGCATCAGCGTCGCGGGCCCCACGCTCGACGTGGTCGGCACCGGCGGCGACCGCGCGCACACCGTCAACGTCTCGACGATGGCCGCCGTCGTGGCCGCGGCCGCCGGTGCGCGCGTGGTCAAGCACGGCAACCGCGCGGCCTCGTCCTCCTGCGGCACGGCCGACGTGCTGGAGCGCCTGGGCGTGGTCATCGACCTGCCGCCCCGCTACACCGCCCGGGTGGCGGAGGAGGCCGGCATCACCTTCTGCTTCGCCCCGCTCTTCCACCCCTCGCTGCGCTACGCCGCCAAGCCCCGCCGGGAACTGGCCGTGCCGACGGTGTTCAACTTCCTCGGCCCGCTGACCAATCCCGCCCGGCCCACCGCGGCGGCGATCGGCGTCTTCGACCGGCGGATGAGCGAGGTCATCGCCGGGGTCTTCGCCCGGCGCGGCACCTCGACCCTGGTCTTCCGCGGCGACGACGGCCTGGACGAGCTGACGACCACCACCACCTCGTCGGTGTGGGTGGTGCACGAGGGCGAGGTGCGCCCCGAGACCGTCGACCCCGCCGACTTCGGCATCGAGCGGGCGGCGCCCGACGCGCTGCGCGGCGGCGACGCCGAGTTCAACGCCGCGGTGGTGCGCGACCTCGTCGGCGGCGGGACCGGCCCCGTCCGCGACGCCGTGCTGCTCAACGCCGCGGGCGCGCTCGCCGCGGTGGAGGGCGTCACCGGTCCGCTGAAGGAGACGCTGCTCCCGGCCTATGAGCGGGCGGCGGCGGCCGTCGACAGCGGCGCGGCGGCCACCGTCCTGGAGAAGTGGATCGAGGCCAGCCAGGCCTACGCCAAGCGGGTCTAG
- a CDS encoding response regulator transcription factor yields MANGGTEITERAPKMRVLIYSDDAAVREQVRLAIGRRPAADVPKVEFVECATAPAVFKRLNDAESAVDVLILDGEAKPAGGMGVCRQAKDEIYRCPPVLLLVGRRDDGWLATWSRADRVVSHPVDPVALAESLAELMRERAQRLSAAQ; encoded by the coding sequence ATGGCGAACGGCGGCACGGAGATCACGGAGCGCGCCCCGAAGATGCGCGTCCTCATCTACAGCGACGACGCCGCGGTGCGCGAGCAGGTGCGCCTGGCGATCGGCCGCCGGCCCGCCGCGGACGTCCCCAAGGTCGAGTTCGTCGAGTGCGCGACCGCGCCGGCCGTCTTCAAGCGCCTGAACGACGCCGAGTCCGCCGTCGACGTCCTGATCCTCGACGGCGAGGCCAAGCCGGCCGGGGGCATGGGCGTGTGCCGCCAGGCCAAGGACGAGATCTACCGCTGCCCCCCGGTGCTGCTGCTCGTCGGCCGCCGCGACGACGGCTGGCTCGCCACCTGGTCGCGCGCCGACAGGGTGGTCAGCCACCCCGTCGACCCGGTGGCCCTCGCCGAGTCGCTCGCCGAGCTGATGCGCGAGCGCGCCCAGCGGCTCTCCGCCGCCCAGTGA
- the ctaE gene encoding aa3-type cytochrome oxidase subunit III, translated as MATATANQETGPTPAHGAAKRPDLVSVGTIVWLANELMFFAALFAMYFTIRSVTKGNPDLGEWPTVHLNVPWALSITVILVASSFTAQAGVWAAERGDVRKLRMWFFISFFMGLVFVLGQAYEYYELIAHEGLTLQSSAYGSMFYLTTGFHGLHVIGGLIAFLIMLGRTYAAKRFTHQQATSAIVVSYYWHFVDVVWIALFLTIYFLQ; from the coding sequence GTGGCGACAGCAACCGCGAACCAAGAAACAGGACCGACACCAGCACATGGTGCGGCGAAGCGACCTGACCTGGTGAGCGTTGGCACCATCGTGTGGTTGGCCAACGAACTCATGTTCTTTGCGGCGCTGTTCGCGATGTACTTCACCATCCGATCGGTGACCAAGGGCAACCCGGACCTGGGTGAATGGCCGACCGTTCACCTGAACGTCCCATGGGCGCTCAGCATCACCGTCATCCTGGTGGCCTCCAGCTTCACCGCGCAGGCCGGCGTCTGGGCCGCCGAGCGCGGTGACGTCCGGAAGCTCCGTATGTGGTTCTTCATCTCGTTCTTCATGGGCCTCGTCTTCGTGCTGGGCCAGGCGTACGAGTACTACGAACTCATCGCGCACGAAGGCCTGACCCTGCAGTCCAGCGCCTACGGCTCGATGTTCTACCTCACCACGGGGTTCCACGGTCTCCACGTCATCGGTGGTCTGATCGCGTTCCTGATCATGCTGGGACGCACGTACGCCGCGAAGCGCTTCACTCACCAGCAGGCGACCAGCGCCATCGTTGTGTCCTACTACTGGCACTTCGTCGACGTGGTCTGGATCGCTTTGTTCCTCACCATCTACTTCCTTCAGTAA
- the qcrC gene encoding cytochrome bc1 complex diheme cytochrome c subunit, producing MKWITARRRHPLAGYVVVILALAFFGVGYAFVAPTADRAEAQSVAAGPEEGQVDISNGKQIYTESCASCHGPQGQGVEGNGPSLEGAGAAAVDFYVSTGRMPSMDPNAQMPRREPIFSEEEIADLAAYVHQSFGGGPAIPENIPGTAPERSQFEDEAAYETAMERYEAAYEEYIASGDTEPGMKLYLANCAHCHSWSGGGGALTDGRYAPELHVATPRQIYEAMIVGPGAMPVFNDTTITEEEKQDLITYVKDLQAEPDAGGIFALNRIGQVAEGFIGWTIGISLVVACAIWITAKQRAHD from the coding sequence GTGAAATGGATTACCGCACGGCGACGGCATCCCCTTGCGGGGTATGTCGTCGTCATACTCGCGCTGGCCTTCTTCGGGGTGGGCTACGCCTTCGTCGCGCCGACGGCTGACCGGGCCGAAGCGCAATCCGTCGCCGCCGGCCCCGAGGAGGGCCAGGTCGACATCAGCAACGGCAAGCAGATCTACACCGAGAGCTGCGCCAGCTGCCACGGCCCCCAGGGGCAGGGCGTTGAAGGCAACGGCCCCTCCCTTGAGGGCGCCGGCGCGGCCGCGGTGGACTTCTACGTCAGCACCGGGCGCATGCCCTCCATGGACCCGAACGCGCAGATGCCCCGGCGCGAACCGATCTTCTCCGAGGAGGAGATCGCGGATCTGGCCGCCTACGTGCACCAGTCCTTCGGCGGCGGGCCGGCCATCCCGGAGAACATCCCCGGCACCGCCCCCGAACGCTCCCAATTCGAGGACGAGGCCGCCTACGAGACCGCCATGGAGCGCTACGAGGCCGCCTACGAGGAGTACATCGCCAGCGGCGACACCGAGCCGGGCATGAAGCTGTACCTGGCCAACTGCGCGCACTGCCACAGTTGGTCCGGTGGCGGCGGCGCCCTGACCGACGGCCGCTACGCCCCGGAGCTGCACGTGGCCACCCCGCGCCAGATCTACGAGGCCATGATCGTCGGACCCGGCGCGATGCCGGTGTTCAACGACACCACCATCACCGAGGAGGAGAAGCAGGACCTCATCACCTACGTGAAGGACCTGCAGGCCGAGCCGGACGCCGGCGGCATCTTCGCCCTCAACCGGATCGGCCAGGTCGCCGAGGGCTTCATCGGCTGGACCATCGGCATCAGCCTGGTCGTGGCGTGCGCCATCTGGATCACCGCGAAGCAGCGAGCACATGACTGA
- the qcrA gene encoding cytochrome bc1 complex Rieske iron-sulfur subunit: MTDNTNHHDNEAGPEARDRVIGTPSAADGEGPADTGTEPHRRHEGPYSAEETHTRTEEMQRKGEKGAALWFLLAFFSGIGFLVSYFLFSPEPDAARSITDPGTAQIANMAMGGTITLALFAIGAGMTVWARQVMPHYEVGTPYDELPSSPEEKGSFSEFFMRGGEESGITKRPLMRRTLLLAMVPLGLAPIVLLRDTGPLPGEELRTTLWEDGMRMVVEGTEREILATDLQNGSMISALPKPHDAEHGLSLNEQADTVVLLIKMAPSEFSPGMTEQQLDWTHNGIIAYSKICTHVGCPAALYEQTTHRILCPCHQSTFDAANGAEVVFGPAHRPLPQLPVRVDDEGYLVAAGDFSAPVGPTFWSAGRGE, from the coding sequence ATGACTGATAACACCAACCACCACGACAACGAGGCAGGTCCCGAGGCCCGCGACCGGGTCATCGGCACTCCCTCGGCCGCTGACGGCGAGGGCCCTGCGGACACCGGGACCGAACCGCACCGCCGGCACGAGGGGCCCTACTCCGCCGAGGAGACGCACACGCGTACCGAGGAGATGCAGCGCAAGGGCGAGAAGGGCGCCGCGCTGTGGTTCCTCCTCGCCTTCTTCTCCGGGATCGGCTTCCTCGTCAGCTACTTCCTGTTCTCGCCCGAACCCGATGCGGCGCGCTCCATCACCGATCCGGGCACGGCCCAGATCGCCAACATGGCCATGGGCGGGACCATCACCCTGGCGCTGTTCGCGATCGGCGCGGGCATGACCGTGTGGGCGCGGCAGGTCATGCCGCACTACGAGGTCGGCACGCCCTACGACGAGCTGCCCTCGTCCCCGGAGGAGAAGGGTTCCTTCAGCGAGTTCTTCATGCGGGGCGGCGAGGAGAGCGGGATCACCAAGCGCCCGCTGATGCGCCGCACCCTGCTGCTGGCCATGGTTCCGCTGGGCCTCGCGCCCATCGTGCTGCTGCGCGACACCGGGCCGCTGCCCGGCGAGGAGCTCAGGACCACGCTGTGGGAAGACGGCATGCGCATGGTCGTCGAGGGCACCGAACGCGAGATCCTGGCCACCGACCTGCAGAACGGCAGCATGATCTCCGCCCTGCCCAAGCCGCACGACGCCGAGCACGGCCTGAGCCTGAACGAGCAGGCCGACACCGTCGTGCTGCTGATCAAGATGGCGCCGTCGGAGTTCAGTCCCGGGATGACCGAGCAGCAGCTCGACTGGACCCACAACGGGATCATCGCCTACTCCAAGATCTGCACGCACGTCGGCTGCCCTGCGGCACTGTACGAGCAGACGACCCACCGGATCCTGTGCCCGTGCCACCAGTCGACCTTCGACGCCGCCAACGGCGCCGAGGTGGTGTTCGGCCCGGCCCACCGGCCGCTGCCGCAGCTACCGGTTAGAGTGGACGACGAGGGCTATCTCGTCGCGGCGGGGGACTTCTCCGCCCCGGTCGGCCCGACGTTCTGGTCCGCTGGGAGGGGTGAGTAA